One Brassica napus cultivar Da-Ae unplaced genomic scaffold, Da-Ae ScsIHWf_1007;HRSCAF=1413, whole genome shotgun sequence genomic window, aaccctaaacctaaaaccctaaaccctaaaccctaaaccctaaacctaaaccctaaaccaaaaccctaaacctaaaccctaaaaccctaaaccctaaaccctaaaccctaaaccaaaccctaaaccctaaaccctaaaccctaaaccctaaaccctaaaccctaaaccctaaaccctaaacaaaccctaaaccctaaacctaaaccctaaacctaaaccctaaaccctaaaccctaaaccctaaaccctaaaccctaaaccctaaaccctaaaccctaaaccctaaaccctaaaccctaaaccctaaaccctaaaaccctaaaccctaaaccctaaaccctaaaccctaaccctaaaccctaaaccctaaaccctaaaccctaaaccctaaacccaaaccctaaaccctaaaccctaaccctaaaccctaaaccctaaaccctaaaccctaaaccctaaaccctaaaccctaaaccctaaaccctaaaccctaaaccctaaaccctaaaccctaaaccctaaaccctaaaccctaaaccctaaaccctaaacctaaaccctaaaccctaaaccctaaaccctaaaccctaaaccctaaaccctaaaccctaaaccctaaaccctaaaccctaaaccctaaaccctaaaccctaaaccctaaaccctaaaccctaaaccctaattgagattaggggtatttgagattaaGGGTATTTGAGATTATGGGGCATTTGAGATtaggggtatttgagattaaGGGTATTTGAGATTAAGGGGTATTTGAGATAGAGGGGCATTTGAGATTAAAGGGTATTTGAGATTAGAAGGTATTTGAGTTtaggggtatttgagattaTGGGGTATTTGAGATTTATGGATATTTGAGATtaggggtatttgagattagAGAGTATTTGAGATTAGaggggtatttgagattaaaGGGCATTTGAGATTAGAGAGTATTTGAGATtaggggtatttgagattaTAGGGCATTTGACATTAAGGGTATTTGAGATTAGAGAGTATTTGAGAATAATGGGTATTTGAGATTAAGGGTTATTTGAGAATAATGGGTATTTGAGATTAGGGGATATAAATGGGATAAGTGGGGTTTTAGGGTTCAATTAGGCCCAGCTAAAAGTTCGTCACAACTTGGCCTGAGCTAATCTTCTGCTAAATTGGGCTAATTAGATACCTAAGATTTGCCCGTTCCTAATTATCTAATGGGCCTACCGTATTGGGCTTATTTATCCTACCAGCTTTCTCTTTGTAGATAAATCCTATTTTATCCTAAAATCTAAGCTACGTATTTGTTTTTGTCTACCCTATTTCATTAACACTTCATAAAACAAAACAGCAAAGAGAATGAAGAAGCAAACCGATCGTTCATATCAATTTCACGCAAACCGAACGGTTCTTCCCGTGATGGTGATGACGTGAATCTCCACTATTATCTCGGGAAAGCTCAAACctgaaaaacaagaaacaacACTCGAGTTTTAACAAAAAACAACTCTAATTTACGTAAATTAAAGGCAATTTCGACGAATCTaagaaacacaaacaaaaaccctaaaaaaaaaaaaaaactaaagcaagAAACAATGTACACAAGTTTGAACGATTATAGGTTAAAGGAAATCTCACGAATTGTCATTCTTCAGAGAAATCAAGCACGTGAATACTAGTAGAAAGATAAATCTATGATTAAATCAGATTCAGAAACAAACAACAGAGAGTAAATTCCAAAACCCAGAACAGAGTATGCGAAACTCACAAGACCAAGTAAGCATCATTACCTTATCGAGCAGAACAGACGGAAGGAACCCTAACAAGGAAAGAAAGATCTGTAAAAGGACGAAACTTTCGATTACAGAAACAGAGAACTTGTTCGTCATCGTACATGGAAATCGAACCTTgcgaattttttttagaatcgaGCGATCGAGGTGTTTAGTCATTGGATCACCTGCGCTTTTATCATAGAAGAAGAAGGTATTTCGTGGAAGATGAATACTCAACGGTTgatatttgaaaaaagaaaaaacaaagtcGGTGATCAACATTTTTTACCGTTAGAGACGGGTAGGCCTGTACACGTGTCAAGCACTGATTTGTGAGTGAATATTTTTGTTTCGGTTTCCTTGTTCCCTAAGGATGATGCCCTTCGTTCGAAACTCTTAAAGAATATGTTGTTAGTGTTGTGAATGTGTGTCTTACATCTCAATTTgagtatttatttgtttataactTCCTGGATCCTCCACAATTTACAACAAAGCGCACCTTATTCCAAAAAACAATATCATATTTAATGtttttcgttttaaaataaaaccatGGTGCCAAGCAAACACATTATCTTAAATGTTACCAGAGAGACATCTAAGGGGACTCACTTGTATGATCTACGGTGAAGTAAAGGCTCCATTGGTTTCTGAGGTAGCGAAGCAAGAGTGTgccgaggaggaggaggatccgCAAGGTTGTGCCTCACGTTGCGTAGAACGTTTGAGGCGAAACGAGACGCGGCTCCAAGGCTCAACCACGATGACGAACCCGCGGCTGCTGTATCTCGTTTGCCCGTTCGAGCGCGTCTCGTAGACGGTCTTTTTCTTCCTGTAATGATTTTGTCAATTTCCTACGACAGTGTCTCCGCCACGCTGCTTGTACAAAAGACGCTCCCCATGTTCTCCATTGCACTGAGTAAAGCCTGACGACATTACATAAAAAGAGATTGTAGTTCACCTTTAATAAGctgagagagagaatgagaaaGAGAACCTGAAAAGTATGCTGGAGCTGCTTGCTATGGAGGCGTCTGAATTGTGAAGCGGCAGATTTGAGATCCTCTGCGGCAAGGGAAAAGGCTTCTACTTCGGTGAGAGCCTGGACTGTCCTTGTCGAGATAGGAAAATGCGACCAAGATTGAGGATCTAAAGCTCACGTTAGAAGATGATCTCCACATAAATCATTTGCCTTGAAATGCACGACACTGAGGAACTCTGTTTGTCATCCATTGGTGGTCGCACTTATAAGCTTTCCTCTCATAACAAACACCATTTCCCCAACAGGATCTCCTTCATGGATCACGTATAGCACTTGTCTGTGTAGAGGACCGGTTTTAACCTACCGCATACAGCGTCAAATAATTGCTCACCCATTATCtcaaacattgttttttttttcacttctttttgatttcattttatttagttaaaaatattctttacaCATTGTTATGAtttcatataattattattctattttcaTTCGTTTAGTATCTAGTTTACTATCATTCACAACGATAACACCTCGTGATTgttcctaccaaaaaaaaaagtaacaccTCCTGATTGTGTATATTTTGGAAGATGGCATAGAAACTGCATGAGTTGTTATCGTTTGTATACAAGCTTGGCTCATTTTAATGataaattcacattttatcaaaaataaataaatacaactGTCCAGATTTGCGCcataaaatacatttatctTTTGATAAGCAAAAGattataacattatatattgtctattttttttggacaaacaaACATTGCATTAACTCAAAAGGAGTCTAAAGTGTTGGAGTAAGTTTGAAATAGCTTGGGAAACAAACTATCATAATTCTACCGTTTACTAAAAAGGATCAGAAAATATCTAATAAGTGTTTTACTAATAAGATTAGgaattatctatttttatataaggaGTTGCAAGGTTGTTGCAACACTTGTGAGTTTTATTGATTGTGATTGAGTGCTTAAAATTTTGAGTGAATTTTCTTAAGAGATTAATAACAGAGATATTCTTATTATTGTGTGCTTCTATATCGATTACTAGAACTAGATTTGGTATCAGAGTTTCTAGGTTTCAGTTGCGATGGGAGATATTGTTACAAGTCTATTCAACACAGCTTTAAGACAATCTCAGCTGTCCATCCCAAGACATACTCTTCTCGATTCCAAGGCTTTGTCTCTCGGATCTTCTTACCAGAAAAAGATCATCCTTATCATTCATATTAACTtccaaattttcatttattagttttaaactTTGATTTATTAACTGTATGAATAAACACATACATTGAAAAAGAcatttaatgattttataggCAAACCACACTTATTAGTTATTATATTTGATCACTAGTACAAAcgatatttgtttttgttttgtttttaacagCGTAAAGTTGACTCAGAAGTAGTCTTTAAAAGTAGGGAGTTTGATTTCGCCCTTGCTGGTAACCGGAATAGTAAAATCCCCGACTACAGGAAGATCAATGGTGAGACCTATTTCGAGCAAATAGTCAATGTCCCAGTCCGCACCAACGTCTCGAGCCAAGTTGAACAGTATACTATACGGCACCACGATCGGAACATCAAGAACCGTCATGTCCTTTGCTTTCAGTGAACCAGGGTCCGGTATCTTCCCCTTTCCAATTTCCCTATCAGTTTTTTTATCATAATGATCATTAGATTACACGAATTTAGCGTTTACATAATAGAACGCGTATTTCAAACTATAAACACTTCTACTTTTGTAACAAGTTTTATTCAACGTACAAATACAAAACGCgatatatgaatataaattttcaaactaaaaacaCTTCAGTTTATTATTGTGGGTCCTTtataattcatttataataataaactgAAAAATCAAAACATCTATATGGAAACCGAAGAAATGTTAAGATCAAACGAGAAGGATGGGTTTTACCGGCCACCGCTGTGAATAGTGAAATTGATCTCGCAGATCGGAATTGCGTGACCGTAAGGATTGGTGACTGAAACTTTGGCTAAGTACTCGACGGAGTCACGGTTCACGTCTTTAAGGTCGACGTCCGTAACCGAACCCTCCGGTTTAGGAACCCCGGCGAGTTTATCAGCCACGAAATCTTTTGCTTTATCTAGTAAACTCGCCATGTTGATTCTTTCTCGCTACaactttattttttggtttcgaTCGCGCGGTGTTACTTTTACTTGGTATGATAGTAGGAAGCTCTTTCTGGAATATATATAGATGGACGGCATTACGAGATTTTATCAAGTCGGTCCATGTGAATGGATTATACATGTAATGTGTTGTGTACGTGTGAGGTATTTCACGAGTGAGAGTGAAAGCGTGGGTTATACGTGTCTTGTGTCTGATCATTTTCGTGCCATAATTTATTTACATGAAAGACTTCaaatctgaaaataaaaaataatacataataaaaCAGATATTTTGTTTTGCATACACGTATAGACAAAGTCGGCATACGTTGAATAAACTAACATATTGCGCTTTCTAAACTACTTTAGTTCCTATTCTTTATAGCTACAAAAAGTTGGAAATACGCGTAACGAATAAGATGCGCAATGGATGCGGTTATCTTCCACCTTTGGAACATTATCTCATCAAGGAAGCACAAGAAACATTTCAGGTCTCTTATGACCATGTGGCTGAGATAAGCTTTTGGTTGTAGGTTTAATTTGGTCatccattttattttttattttctttttgtcaagaTAGCTCAAACATAAGatctttattttgtaaaaaaaaatttcatttatttgatatttacaGATTCGAAAAAAAGAATGCGCAATCGCGGTACACAATATGTACACATGAAGACTCTAATAAGTGTGAACTAGACCATGATCCACGCGTAGtgcaaatatttaatttgtgtttgtatttaatgatatatttaaaaatataatcatatttataaatgtaaatgttatatttgtatttaattttatattttacaattttataataaaatgtaTCACCGATATtggatattatataaaaaatataacatttatataattagatcCATGTCAATGATATATAGcgaacaaattttttaaataaaagtacGAAAATAGATAATTATGAATTAGTATGctatttataaatgatatattaGCTATAATAttggtaagaaaataaaatgattgttgaacttctatcaaatttggAACATATACAAATTaggatttaaatttgtaagaaaataaaatgaaaatacaaatttgatgTAACtgataagaaattaaaaatggGCTTAAGTTTGTGTACATTTAAACCATGACTTTGGGGAtgtttgcttttatttttgtaaataaattattttgtctaagtgatagtatatattttaaatttttacctgtgttaaataattatttaataacattataagaataataatttatagtttatattttttaaattttattttgtcttaTAAACCATCCATTGTATTACCAccatttttagaatatgatcTATGCATCTAtacaaatgttttatttttatttttttttgtggatcaaaattttatgataatgtctaataaattattttatatacatggTAAGTCGGTAAATAATTATAATCGtgcatgtaatatatttatattggtaAGATGAAGAATTTGTTCAAAAAATGAAGAGTAACGTGAATTTTTGGGGAGAACGAGACAAAATGTAACTTATAttgttacataaatattttgtgtatattattgatattcattaatgtttataatattaatatgaaatagataagttaaaatatttatattgaattgattgtgaatttaatttaagaaatgttttattaattttgaaaaggaCATGGAAAGCATAGAAGTAGGAGTAATTATTACTTcattaattttagaaaagaaaaatattacttaaaaataggtttatttaattattttaatgacATTAGGTTGTAAATATTGTGCAAGTTTAAGGGTTAGTCTTAatttgtacttctcttttaatagattagactagagcttgacccgcgcATCCGCGCAGGtgttagttttttaaaaaatgaatatttatttgtataagtgataatatatattttaaaatttacccgttaattttttttttaaaaaatatgacatttataaacacaataattttatagtttatatcgAGTAGTTTTGTAgaggttaacccatagattttgaaatatttttaaaaatatgacgatattgttttaatgaatgattgcatcatgcactaacatatgacgaagttcaaagaggtttggaacttttattgtctctgtttctctataaagtagtgattttatagtggttagtccaccaatttaaggaatattataaagttttactaaattaattgataaaaatttaaaacgatgcacatgtaccatgaaatagagttttatatacattaatacaaatgtagaatgtgtttagaaattttaaaacaacactaaagatcatagac contains:
- the LOC125595217 gene encoding probable desiccation-related protein LEA14, coding for MASLLDKAKDFVADKLAGVPKPEGSVTDVDLKDVNRDSVEYLAKVSVTNPYGHAIPICEINFTIHSGGREIGKGKIPDPGSLKAKDMTVLDVPIVVPYSILFNLARDVGADWDIDYLLEIGLTIDLPVVGDFTIPVTSKGEIKLPTFKDYF